Proteins from a genomic interval of Lolium perenne isolate Kyuss_39 chromosome 1, Kyuss_2.0, whole genome shotgun sequence:
- the LOC127328400 gene encoding disease resistance protein RPM1-like, which translates to MLEFFQKRMAEAILAAVTKIGMIGASKAATAVGDQLAKRVNGLMELPGKIKMIDKELRMLNGVIQDLGSSHLSNNVIKEWITGVRNLAYHVEDVVDKYLYEAVKVNEEDFLSRYVFNMEGARNAIVFSKIVVEVAEIENKLKQVKENQAYWTNTIVPVNNDRAEIDRQRSGGGFQGLFCDEDLVGIDENRSKLTEWLSTDEKDSTVITISGMGGLGKTTLVRNVYDREKGNFPGGQAWIVVSQKYDVVDLLTKLLSKIGQSQPVSAKPDVDDLTDAIQKTLQYKKCLIVLDDVWNEEAYNQMRNAFKGSQGSRVMITTRKEKVAAIAHNGRRMIVQPLGSTESYKLFCSRAFHNTSPDPDRKCPPELRCPPELETVAAAIADRCHGLPLAIVACGSLLSKKEPTEHAWDQMYNQLRSKLQENNHVQAILMQENKTWQLIPPRPGVNIIDSKWVFKVKKNSDGSLERYKARLVAKGFRQRYGEDYEDTFSPVVKPTTIHLLLALAVSRGWHLHQLDIQNAFLNGVLEEEVFMRQPPSFEDPLRPSHLCHLKKAIYGLKQAPRAWHARLSSVLGSLGFRASTADTSLFILSKPDLTMFLLVYVDDIIVVSSSPSATTRLVA; encoded by the coding sequence ATGTTGGAGTTTTTTCAGAAGAGAATGGCGGAGGCAATACTTGCTGCTGTGACAAAGATTGGGATGATTGGTGCAAGCAAAGCGGCCACCGCTGTCGGAGATCAGTTGGCGAAGAGGGTTAATGGACTAATGGAACTGCCAGGAAAGATCAAGATGATTGATAAAGAGCTAAGGATGTTGAATGGCGTAATTCAAGATTTGGGCAGCTCACATCtcagcaacaatgttatcaaggagTGGATTACAGGCGTGAGGAATCTGGCCTACCATGTTGAAGATGTAGTTGACAAGTACTTGTATGAGGCTGTTAAGGTCAACGAAGAAGACTTCCTAAGTCGGTACGTGTTCAACATGGAAGGTGCACGTAACGCTATTGTTTTCAGTAAGATTGTCGTTGAGGTAGCAGAGATAGAAAACAAGCTCAAGCAAGTCAAAGAGAATCAAGCTTACTGGACTAATACAATTGTGCCTGTAAACAATGATCGTGCAGAGATTGATAGGCAGCGGTCTGGAGGCGGCTTTCAAGGGCTTTTTTGTGATGAGGATCTAGTGGGAATTGATGAGAATAGGAGTAAGTTGACTGAATGGCTGAGCACCGATGAGAAAGACAGCACGGTCATAACAATTTCTGGAATGGGAGGCTTGGGGAAAACAACCCTTGTGAGAAATGTGTATGATCGGGAGAAAGGCAACTTCCCTGGTGGTCAGGCTTGGATTGTGGTGTCACAGAAATATGATGTAGTTGATCTGCTGACCAAACTGCTCTCCAAGATAGGCCAGTCACAACCTGTTAGTGCCAAACCAGATGTCGATGACTTAACAGATGCAATACAGAAGACACTACAATACAAAAAATGTTTGATCGTTCTTGATGATGTGTGGAATGAAGAAGCATATAATCAGATGCGCAATGCATTCAAGGGTAGCCAAGGAAGCCGTGTTATGATCACAACCCGGAAGGAAAAGGTTGCAGCTATTGCTCATAACGGTCGTCGCATGATAGTCCAGCCACTGGGTAGCACCGAATCATACAAGCTCTTCTGCTCAAGGGCTTTCCACAACACCAGCCCTGACCCTGACCGCAAGTGCCCTCCGGAGCTTAGGTGCCCTCCAGAGCTTGAGACAGTGGCTGCTGCTATTGCTGATAGGTGTCATGGCCTGCCATTGGCCATTGTAGCTTGTGGTAGCCTTTTGTCCAAGAAGGAACCAACAGAGCACGCCTGGGACCAGATGTACAATCAACTCAGGAGCAAACTGCAGGAAAACAACCATGTGCAAGCTATTCTTATGCAGGAAAACAAGACGTGGCAGCTTATTCCTCCTCGCCCTGGGGTCAACATTATCGACTCGAAGTGGGTGTTTAAGGTAAAGAAAAATtcggatggatctcttgagcgctataaagcaagGCTTGTGGCGAAAGGATTTCGACAGCGTTATGGTGAGGATTATGAGGATACTTTTAGTCCAGTTGTTAAACCAACTACTATTCATCTTCTTCTAGCTCTTGCGGTATCTCGCGGCTGGCATTTACATCAACTAGATATACAAAATGCCTTTTTGAATGGTGTCCTAGAAGAAGAAGTATTCATGCGGCAACCCCCCAGTTTTGAGGATCCTTTGCGTCCATCTCATTTGTGTCATCTCAAGAAGGCCATCTATGGACTCAAACAGGCTCCAAGAGCATGGCATGCTCGTCTTAGCTCTGTTCTTGGTTCTCTTGGTTTTCGAGCTTCTACTGCGGATACTTCTCTGTTTATTCTCTCCAAGCCAGATCTCACCATGTTTCTGCttgtatatgttgatgatatcatagtCGTCAGCTCCTCTCCTTCTGCCACGACTCGATTGGTAGCCTAG
- the LOC139831227 gene encoding uncharacterized protein, with product MAKPVWRSFAPLKCKIFGWLALRHRLWTSDRRARHGLQDNPDPCATCLQEEDTVDHILSHCPYARMVWFGCLTRLGSQLQVPQENTNLERWWTEARKRLRREDRREFDTLVLLIAWTLWKQRNARVFGNLERQLSTEQTIDSVLEEFALWRAARGGEWRIMPRE from the coding sequence ATGGCAAAGCCGGTCTGGAGGTCGTTTGCACCGCTTAAGTGCAAAATCTTTGGTTGGTTGGCTCTCAGACACAGGCTCTGGACGTCGGATAGGAGGGCTCGGCATGGTTTGCAGGACAATCCGGACCCCTGCGCTACCTGTTTGCAGGAGGAGgacactgttgatcatattctttcgCATTGTCCGTACGCCAGAATGGTTTGGTTTGGATGCTTGACAAGGTTGGGATCACAGCTCCAGGTGCCACAGGAGAACACCAATCTGGAGCGCTGGTGGACGGAGGCGAGGAAGAGGCTTCGTAGGGAGGATAGGAGAGAGTTCGACACCCTAGTCCTGTTGATCGCCTGGACGCTTTGGAAGCAAAGGAATGCCAGGGTGTTTGGCAACCTTGAGAGGCAGCTGTCCACCGAACAGACCATAGACTCAGTGTTAGAGGAGTTCGCCCTTTGGAGGGCTGCGAGAGGAGGGGAGTGGAGAATCATGCCGCGAGAGTAG
- the LOC127342215 gene encoding L-type lectin-domain containing receptor kinase IX.1-like — protein sequence MAPESATARIFLAACFFFLSNTHHVTAATSPPPSFSFDFSNTSKDQLGDLRFEGDAALNGNLVDLTCNDDSLFCLGRMSYNHPVALYDNNTGEVASFATTFTFAINILPNTTQRGDGMTFFLSGYPSRLPPGSSGSVFGLRNWTNTSPSGEDRFVAIEFDPFNNGQWDSISNDHIGIDLNSLTSISSTRLPIYSLNGTMTATITFDNATRILEAILNFDYNSSLAPASVKTQLPAQLDALLPPVVSVGFSAGTGGYSELHQIHSWSFNSTMAATDTPTRDNGFHPNQGEVFGIKGRQGQNLVIGGLVILVLAVLLAIWSTFSWCRLKRIRNSFGKDSRLKRYEYSDLSMATDRFSEKKEIGKGGFGVVYSGSLKKKDVAVKKILKDSRGEFKDFLAELGSIDGTGHVNLVRLEGWCCSVNNYMFWCLGRQHVELFLVYELVPNGTLHQHLYEKTEVLSWEMRFKIVKGLCNALHYLHHQCSQYILHRDIKPGNILLDSEFNAKLGDFGLSRVAEHNNVTSVQTEAAAGTMRYMDPQSMTDGQANLRRSSDVYSFGIVLLEIAHGKYNPGLVRHLHKNRPYTFVEDVADEKLAGQFDRVQMERVIILGLRCCEEVASKRPSLDAAAMQFLESGGELHAATIHKDEPRPTTPRA from the exons ATGGCGCCTGAAAGTGCTACTGCGCGCATCTTTCTCGCTGcctgcttcttcttcttgtccaacACCCACCATGTTACTGCTGCCACCTCGCCGCCTCCATCCTTCAGCTTCGACTTCTCAAACACCTCCAAGGACCAACTAGGAGATCTCCGGTTCGAGGGAGACGCCGCTCTAAATGGCAACCTGGTTGACCTCACCTGCAACGATGATTCCTTGTTCTGCCTGGGGCGGATGTCATACAACCACCCGGTGGCCTTGTACGACAACAACACGGGCGAGGTGGCCAGCTTCGCCACCACCTTCACCTTCGCCATCAACATATTGCCCAACACAACCCAAAGGGGAGACGGTATGACCTTCTTCCTCTCTGGCTACCCCTCAAGGTTACCGCCAGGCTCGTCCGGTAGCGTCTTTGGCCTGAGGAACTGGACCAATACTAGCCCCTCCGGAGAAGACCGGTTCGTCGCCATCGAGTTTGACCCGTTCAACAACGGGCAATGGGATTCCATATCAAACGACCACATTGGCATCGACCTCAACTCCCTGACCTCGATTAGCTCAACGAGGTTGCCGATCTACAGCCTCAACGGCACCATGACGGCGACCATCACTTTTGACAACGCCACCCGGATACTGGAGGCCATACTGAACTTTGATTACAATAGTTCTCTTGCCCCCGCTAGTGTCAAGACACAGCTACCAGCTCAGCTCGATGCGTTGCTCCCGCCTGTGGTGTCTGTGGGGTTCTCGGCGGGCACCGGTGGATACTCTGAGCTGCATCAGATACACTCTTGGTCCTTCAACTCAACTATGGCAGCCACGG ATACACCCACAAGAGATAACGGATTTCATCCGAATCAAGGCGAGGTGTTTGGCATCAAAG GTCGTCAGGGCCAAAATTTGGTTATTGGAGGATTGGTGATACTCGTGTTAGCCGTGTTGTTGGCAATCTGGTCGACCTTTTCATGGTGTAGGTTGAAACGCATACGGAACTCCTTTGGCAAGGATAGTCGGCTTAAACGATACGAGTACAGCGACCTGTCCATGGCAACAGACAGATTCTCCGAAAAGAAGGAGATCGGAAAGGGTGGCTTTGGCGTGGTCTACAGTGGGAGTCTCAAGAAGAAGGATGTGGCAGTCAAGAAAATCCTGAAGGACTCGAGAGGAGAATTTAAGGACTTCCTTGCCGAGCTTGGTTCCATTGACGGAACGGGCCATGTGAACTTGGTGAGGCTCGAAGGCTGGTGCTGCAGCGTTAACAATTACATGTTTTGGTGCTTGGGAAGGCAGCATGTCGAGCTCTTTCTTGTGTATGAACTCGTGCCAAATGGAACCCTACACCAGCACCTGTATGAAAAGACAGAAGTGTTGTCATGGGAAATGAG GTTCAAAATTGTGAAGGGTTTATGCAACGCCCTTCATTATCTCCACCACCAATGTAGCCAATACATATTGCATAGAGATATCAAACCAGGCAACATTCTACTCGATAGTGAATTCAACGCCAAGCTCGGTGACTTTGGCCTGTCTAGGGTCGCCGAGCACAACAACGTAACATCAGTGCAGACGGAAGCAGCTGCTGGGACTATGCGCTACATGGATCCACAGAGCATGACAGATGGACAGGCCAACTTACGCCGCAGCTCCGATGTCTACAGCTTTGGAATCGTCCTGCTAGAGATAGCACATGGAAAGTATAACCCCGGCCTTGTTCGACATCTGCACAAGAATCGACCATATACATTCGTGGAGGACGTTGCCGACGAGAAGCTAGCTGGACAATTTGACAGGGTGCAGATGGAGCGTGTTATTATCCTGGGCCTCCGATGTTGTGAAGAAGTCGCGAGCAAACGACCTTCACTTGATGCTGCAGCAATGCAATTCCTGGAGAGTGGTGGGGAGTTGCATGCTGCCACGATTCATAAAGATGAGCCCCGCCCTACTACGCCTCGTGCCTAG
- the LOC127328411 gene encoding disease resistance protein RPM1-like, with translation MLEFFQKRMAEAILAAVTKIGMIGASKAATAVGDQLAKRVNGLMELPGKIKMIDKELRMLNGVIQDLGSSHLSNNVIKEWITGVRNLAYHVEDVVDKYLYEAVKVNEEDFLSRYVFNMEGARNAIVFSKIVVEVAEIENELKQVKENQAYWTNTIVPVNNDRAEIDRQRSGGGFQGLFCDEDLVGIDENRSKLTEWLSTDEKDSTVITISGMGGLGKTTLVRNVYDREKGNFPGGQAWIVVSQKYDVVDLLTKLLSKIGQSQPVSAKPDVDDLTDAIQKTLQYKKCLIVLDDVWNEEAYNQMRNAFKGSQGSRVMITTRKEKVAAIAHNGRRMIVQPLGSTESYKLFCSRAFHNTSPDPDRKCPPELRCPPELETVAAAIADRCHGLPLAIVACGSLLSKKEPTEHAWDQMYNQLRSKLQENNHVQAILMQENKTWQLIPPRPGVNIIDSKWVFKVKKNSDGSLERYKARLVAKGFRQRYGEDYEDTFSPVVKPTTIRLLLALAVSRGWHLHQLDIQNAFLNGVLEEEVFMRQPPSFEDPLRPSHLCHLKKAIYGLKQAPRAWHARLSSVLGSLGFRASTADTSLFILSKPDLTMFLLVYVDDIIVVSSSPSATTRLVA, from the coding sequence ATGTTGGAGTTTTTTCAGAAGAGAATGGCGGAGGCAATACTTGCTGCTGTGACAAAGATTGGGATGATTGGTGCAAGCAAAGCGGCCACCGCTGTCGGAGATCAGTTGGCGAAGAGGGTTAATGGACTAATGGAACTGCCAGGAAAGATCAAGATGATTGATAAAGAGCTAAGGATGTTGAATGGCGTAATTCAAGATTTGGGCAGCTCACATCtcagcaacaatgttatcaaggagTGGATTACAGGCGTGAGGAATCTGGCCTACCATGTTGAAGATGTAGTTGACAAGTACTTGTATGAGGCTGTTAAGGTCAACGAAGAAGACTTCCTAAGTCGGTACGTGTTCAACATGGAAGGTGCACGTAACGCTATTGTTTTCAGTAAGATTGTCGTTGAGGTAGCAGAGATAGAAAACGAGCTCAAGCAAGTCAAAGAGAATCAAGCTTACTGGACTAATACAATTGTGCCTGTAAACAATGATCGTGCAGAGATTGATAGGCAGCGGTCTGGAGGCGGCTTTCAAGGGCTTTTTTGTGATGAGGATCTAGTGGGAATTGATGAGAACAGGAGTAAGTTGACTGAATGGCTGAGCACCGATGAGAAAGACAGCACGGTCATAACAATTTCTGGAATGGGAGGCTTGGGGAAAACAACCCTTGTGAGAAATGTGTATGATCGGGAGAAAGGCAACTTCCCTGGTGGTCAGGCTTGGATTGTGGTGTCACAGAAATATGATGTAGTTGATCTGCTGACCAAACTGCTCTCCAAGATAGGCCAGTCACAACCTGTTAGTGCCAAACCTGATGTCGATGACTTAACAGATGCAATACAGAAGACACTACAATACAAAAAATGTTTGATCGTTCTTGATGATGTGTGGAATGAAGAAGCATATAATCAGATGCGCAATGCATTCAAGGGTAGCCAAGGAAGCCGTGTTATGATCACAACCCGGAAGGAAAAGGTTGCAGCTATTGCTCATAACGGTCGTCGCATGATAGTCCAGCCACTGGGTAGCACCGAATCATACAAGCTTTTCTGCTCAAGGGCTTTCCACAACACCAGCCCTGACCCTGACCGCAAGTGCCCTCCGGAGCTTAGGTGCCCTCCAGAGCTTGAGACAGTGGCTGCTGCTATTGCTGATAGGTGTCATGGCCTGCCATTGGCCATTGTAGCTTGTGGTAGCCTTTTGTCCAAGAAGGAACCAACAGAGCACGCCTGGGACCAGATGTACAATCAACTCAGGAGCAAACTGCAGGAAAACAACCATGTGCAAGCTATTCTTATGCAGGAAAACAAGACGTGGCAGCTTATTCCTCCTCGCCCTGGGGTCAACATTATCGACTCGAAGTGGGTGTTTAAGGTAAAGAAAAATtcggatggatctcttgagcgctataaagcaagGCTTGTGGCGAAAGGATTTCGACAGCGTTATGGTGAGGATTATGAGGATACTTTTAGTCCAGTTGTTAAACCAACTACTATTCGTCTTCTTCTAGCTCTTGCAGTATCTCGCGGCTGGCATTTACATCAACTAGATATACAAAATGCCTTTTTGAATGGTGTCCTAGAAGAAGAAGTATTCATGCGGCAACCCCCCAGTTTTGAGGATCCTTTGCGTCCATCTCATTTGTGTCATCTCAAGAAGGCCATCTATGGACTCAAACAGGCTCCAAGAGCATGGCATGCTCGTCTTAGCTCTGTTCTTGGTTCTCTTGGTTTTCGAGCTTCTACTGCGGATACTTCTCTGTTTATTCTCTCTAAGCCAGATCTCACCATGTTTCTGCttgtatatgttgatgatatcatagtCGTCAGCTCCTCTCCTTCTGCCACGACTCGATTGGTAGCCTAG